A single genomic interval of Bradyrhizobium japonicum USDA 6 harbors:
- a CDS encoding DUF7662 domain-containing protein — translation MSIYNPLRDKLVANSSASLKMTFADIEMLIGRSLPKSAYEYDAWWANEDPVKTNHSHSLAWTVPGYQAEPNRLQRTVTFRRRG, via the coding sequence ATGTCGATCTATAACCCTTTGAGAGACAAGCTGGTCGCAAACAGCTCTGCCTCGCTCAAGATGACCTTTGCCGACATCGAGATGCTTATCGGTCGCTCCCTCCCGAAATCAGCGTATGAATATGATGCGTGGTGGGCCAACGAAGACCCCGTCAAAACAAATCACAGTCACAGCCTTGCGTGGACAGTTCCGGGGTATCAAGCCGAACCAAATCGATTGCAGCGGACAGTAACATTTCGGCGCAGGGGGTAG
- a CDS encoding outer membrane protein, producing the protein MVNAGGVVVAPPVGMGRHHATGGTVGGHIGYRWQIANSVFGLETQGNWADFKGSNANLAFAGVRDDSTLDAFGLFTGQVGYAWNNVLLYVRGGAAVVRDKYRVSDFATGLTIDNGSETRWGGTVGAGLEFGFAPNWSIGVEYDHLFMGRRDVDFFFSPGLVGVPVGTFAGTARIGQDVDIGLVRVNYRWGGVIATTY; encoded by the coding sequence GTGGTCAACGCCGGCGGCGTGGTCGTCGCTCCGCCCGTTGGCATGGGGCGCCATCATGCGACGGGAGGCACGGTGGGCGGTCACATCGGCTACCGCTGGCAAATAGCGAACTCGGTGTTCGGTCTGGAGACGCAGGGCAATTGGGCCGATTTCAAGGGCTCCAACGCGAACCTTGCTTTCGCAGGCGTCCGGGATGACTCCACGCTTGATGCATTCGGCCTGTTCACGGGCCAAGTCGGCTATGCTTGGAATAACGTGCTGCTCTATGTAAGAGGTGGGGCTGCAGTCGTCCGTGACAAATACCGGGTCTCCGATTTTGCGACCGGGCTCACTATCGACAACGGCAGCGAAACTCGTTGGGGCGGCACGGTAGGGGCGGGCCTTGAATTTGGCTTTGCTCCGAACTGGTCCATCGGCGTTGAATACGACCACCTGTTCATGGGTCGTCGGGATGTGGATTTCTTTTTTTCACCCGGACTCGTGGGTGTTCCGGTGGGCACTTTTGCAGGGACTGCCCGTATCGGTCAGGACGTCGATATCGGCTTGGTCCGTGTGAACTACCGGTGGGGTGGCGTGATCGCCACGACCTATTGA
- a CDS encoding ribonucleotide-diphosphate reductase subunit beta, which translates to MSVIDLSRADPRTLIGKGRVGLLDSTGSYDVDRYAWAYEFWKRQQQTHWMGEEVPLGADLNDWASGRVTDSERALLTQIFRFFTQSDIEVGDNYFKRYIPIFQPLTVQMMMAAFTNMETVHIDAYALLLKTLGMPKTEFEAFRGYAQMRAKADYMHEFGVDSVADVARTLAMFGAFTEGMALFASFAMLLNFPRHNKMNGMGQIVSWSVRDESLHCEGIIKLFHEWHRETGAVTRPVRDDIVDVAKTMVKLEENFVELAFGLGKIEGMLPEHIHAYVRYVADWRLAQLRIAPVFGFFEAKEGGFTQLKAHPLPWLVEILNGVEHANFFEQRATEYSKAASRGSWDGEDGVWATFGRI; encoded by the coding sequence ATGTCAGTGATCGATCTATCGCGCGCCGATCCGCGCACGTTGATCGGCAAGGGACGCGTCGGCCTCCTTGACTCGACCGGCAGCTACGACGTCGATCGCTATGCCTGGGCTTACGAGTTCTGGAAGCGCCAGCAGCAGACCCACTGGATGGGCGAGGAGGTGCCGCTCGGCGCCGACCTCAACGACTGGGCTTCGGGCCGCGTCACCGACAGCGAGCGCGCGCTGCTCACCCAGATCTTCCGTTTCTTCACTCAGTCGGACATCGAGGTCGGCGACAACTATTTCAAGCGGTACATTCCGATCTTCCAGCCACTCACCGTCCAGATGATGATGGCCGCTTTCACTAACATGGAGACGGTTCATATCGACGCCTATGCCCTGCTACTCAAGACGCTCGGTATGCCTAAGACCGAGTTCGAGGCATTCCGCGGCTATGCGCAGATGCGCGCCAAGGCGGACTACATGCACGAGTTCGGCGTCGACAGCGTGGCGGATGTCGCCCGTACCCTGGCGATGTTCGGCGCCTTCACCGAAGGCATGGCCTTGTTCGCCAGCTTCGCCATGCTGCTCAACTTCCCACGCCACAACAAAATGAACGGCATGGGACAGATCGTAAGCTGGTCAGTGCGCGACGAGAGTCTCCACTGCGAGGGCATCATCAAGCTATTTCACGAATGGCACCGCGAAACCGGCGCGGTGACGCGCCCCGTCCGCGACGACATTGTCGACGTAGCCAAGACCATGGTGAAGCTGGAGGAGAACTTCGTCGAGCTCGCCTTCGGCCTTGGCAAGATCGAGGGGATGCTGCCTGAGCATATCCACGCCTACGTCCGCTACGTCGCCGACTGGCGACTGGCCCAACTCCGGATTGCCCCGGTCTTCGGCTTCTTCGAGGCGAAGGAGGGCGGGTTCACCCAGCTCAAGGCGCATCCGCTGCCGTGGCTCGTCGAGATTCTCAATGGCGTCGAGCACGCCAATTTCTTCGAGCAGCGCGCCACGGAGTACTCCAAGGCGGCGAGCCGCGGCAGCTGGGACGGCGAAGACGGGGTGTGGGCGACTTTCGGCCGTATCTAG